The following nucleotide sequence is from Streptomyces sp. NBC_00237.
CTCGAAGCCGTTGCCCGCCCGTACGGGGCGGAGTACCGCCGTCAGCCTGTCCTGCTGGCCGCCCCCGTCCTGCCCGTCGTTCTCCTCGTTGTCCGACACGCGCCCGAACCCCCTTCCCAATCAATGGTCTTGGGCCATACCTTAGGGCTCCCGGTGGCTTCCGGCTGACCCAAGGAGGAACTTCCCGTGGCAGACCGCACACCCCCGCTCCCGCTCGAAGAGCTGCGTGCCCTGGTGGCGAGCGGAGAGATCGACACCGTCGTCCTGGCCTTCCCCGACATGCAGGGCCGGCTGACGGGAAAGCGGTTCGCCGCCCCCTTCTTCCTCGACGACGTCCTGGAGCACGGCGCGGAGGGCTGCAACTACCTCCTCGCCGTCGACGTCGACCTCAACACCGTCGACGGCTACGCCATGTCCTCCTGGGAGAGCGGCTACGGCGACTTCGGGATGCGCCCTGACCTGAGCACCCTGCGCCGGGTGCCCTGGAACGACGGCACCGCGATGCTCATGGCCGATCTGACCTGGCACGACGGGTCGCCCGTCGTCGCCGCGCCCCGGCAGATCCTGCGGCGGCAGATGGAGCGGCTGGCCGAGCTGGGGCTGACCGCCCACGCGGGCACCGAACTCGAGTTCATCGTCTTCAAGGACACGTACGAGCAGGCATGGGACGCCGGGTACCGGGACCTGACCCCGGTCAACCAGTACAACGTCGACTACTCGATCCTCGGCACCGGACGCGTCGAGCCGCTGCTGCGCCGCATCCGCAACGAGATGGCCTCGGCCGGGCTCGTCGTCGAGTCCGCCAAGGGGGAGTGCAACCCCGGGCAGCACGAGATCGCCTTCAAGTACGACGAGGTCCTGACGACGTGCGACCAGCACGCCATCTACAAGAACGGCGCGAAGGAGATCGCCGCGCAGGAGGGCGTCTCGCTCACCTTCATGGCGAAGTACAACGAGCGTGAGGGGAACTCCTGCCACATCCATCTGTCGCTGCGGGACGCGGAGGGGCGGAGCGTGATGGCGGCGGACCCTTCCGACACGGACAGCCCTGACGGGATGTCGCCCCTGATGCGGCACTTCCTCGCGGGGCAGCTGGCCGCGCTGCGGGACTTCTCGCTGCTGTACGCGCCCAACATCAACTCCTACAAGCGCTTCCAGCCGGGGTCCTTCGCGCCGACCGCCGTGGCGTGGGGGCACGACAACCGGACGTGTTCGCTGCGGGTCGTCGGGCACGGGGCGTCGATGCGGTTCGAGAACCGGCTGCCGGGGGGTGATGTGAACCCGTACCTGGCGGTGGCGGGGCTGATCGCGGCGGGGCTGTACGGGGTCGAGCAGAAGCTCGAACTTCCTGAGCCCTGTGCCGGGAACGCCTACGCGGGTGAGTACGAGCACGTGCCGACGACGCTGCGGGAGGCCGCCGAACTGTGGGGGGCGAGTCCGATCGCGCGGGCGGCCTTCGGGGAGGAAGTGGTCGCTCACTACGCGAACATGGCGCGGGTCGAACTGAGCGCGTTCGACGCGGCGGTCACGGATTGGGAGCTGAGGCGCTCCTTCGAGCGGATGTAGGGGGTGGGGTGGGGCGGGGCGGGGGCGGTGCGGCCCGGTGGGCGGCCGGGGTCACTGCCCGGGGTCACTGCCCGGGGGCTCCGCCCCCGCTCCCCGGGGCTGCGGCCCACCCCGGGGGCTCCGCCCCCGGACCCCGGCCCGCCTTCGGCGGGTTCTGGCCCCTGCCCCGCCCCTTCACCTAGAGCGCTTGCCGCGCGGCTGTCCCGTTCCGTGCGGGTGCGTCGTGGCTGGGCGCGCAGTTCCCCGCGCCCCTGGAGGCGTGCTTCGCAGCCTCCCCCTTCCGCCCACCCAGAGCCCCTGCCAAACCCCCGACAAGGACCGAACCGTGCGCATCCTCAACCCCGCCACCGGCCAAACCCTCACCACCGTCCCCGCCTCCACCGAGGCCGATGTCCACACCGCCGTCGCCCGTGCGACAGAGGCCCAGCGCGCATGGGCCGCCACGGCCCCCGCCGCCCGCGCCCACCACCTCCACCGCTTCGCCGCCACCGTCGACGCCCACATCGAAGAGCTCGCCCGGCTCGAAGTCGCCGAAGCGGGCCACACCCTCGGCAACGCCCGCTGGGAAGCGGGCAACGTCCGCGACCTCCTCACCTACTCCGCCGGTGGCGCCGAGCGGCTGAACGGCCGCCAGATCCCCACCCCCGGCGGCCTCGACGTCACGATCCACGAACCCCTCGGCGTCATCGGCGTGATCGCCCCCTGGAACTTCCCCATGCCGATCGCCGCCTGGGCCACCGCCCCCGCCCTCGCCGCGGGCAACGCCGTCCTCCTCAAGCCCGCCGAGACCACCCCCCTCACGGCCCTCCGCCTCGCCGAACTCGCCCTGGAGTCCGGCCTCCCCGAGCACCTCTTCCAGGTCCTCCCCGGCGAGGGCGCCGTCGCGGGCAACGCCCTCGTCGAGCACCCCGGCGTCGCCAAGATCGTCTTCACCGGCTCCACCCGCGTCGGCAAGCAGATCATGGCCACGTGCGCCGACCAGGTGAAGCGCGTCACCCTCGAACTCGGCGGCAAGAGCCCCAACATCGTCTTCGCCGACGCGGATCTGGAAGCCGCCGTCGCCGCCACCCCCATGTCGTTCCTCGACAACTCGGGGCAGGACTGCTGCGCCCGCACCCGCATCCTCGTGGAGCGCAGCGTCCACGACCGGTTCCTGGAGCTGCTGGCCCCCCTCATCGAGGGGGTCGTCGTCGGCGACCCCTCCGACGAGAAGACCCAGATGGGCCCGCTGATCTCGCAGGTCCAGGTCGACAGGGTCCGTGCGTACGTCCCCGACGACGCCCCCGGCATCCGGGGCAAGGCCCCCGACGGCCCCGGCTTCTGGTTCCCGCCGACCGTCCTCACCGGCCTCGCCCCCGACGCCCCCGCCGCCGTCGAGGAGATCTTCGGCCCCGTCGCCGTCGTCCTCCCCTTCGACGACGAGGCCGACGCGATCCGGCTCGCCAACGCCACCGAGTACGGGCTCTCCGGCTCGATCTGGACCCGCGACGTCGGCCGCGCCCTGCGCGTCTCGCAGGCCGTACGGGCGGGCAACCTGTCCGTCAACTCCCACAGCAGCGTCCGCTACTGGACGCCCTTCGGCGGCTACCGCCAGTCGGGACTGGGCCGCGAGCTCGGCCCCGACGCCCTGACCGCTTTCACCGAGACCAAGAACATCTTCATCAGCACGGAGGCGTGAACCACATGACCACCTCAGGAACCGAAGAGATCGTCTGCCGTCGCCTCGTCGGCCGCACCGCCGTCATCACCGGCGCCGGCAGCGGCATCGGCCTCGCCACCGCCCAGCGCCTCGCCTCCGAAGGGGCGAACGTCGTCTGCGGCGACATCGACGAGACCGCGGGCAAGGCCGCCGCCGCAGCCGTCGGCGGCACCTTCGTCAAGGTCGACGTCACCGACGCCGAACAGGTCGACGCCCTCTTCAAGACCGCTTACGACACATACGGAAGCGTCGACATCGCCTTCAACAACGCGGGCATCTCGCCGCCCGACGACGACTCCATCCTCACCACGGGCCTGGAGGCGTGGAAGCGGGTCCAGGACGTCAACCTCACCTCCGTCTACCTGTGCTGCAAGGCCGCGCTGCCCTACATGCAGCGCCAGGGCCGAGGCTCGATCATCAACACCGCTTCGTTCGTCGCGATCATGGGGGCCGCCACCTCCCAGATCTCGTACACCGCCTCCAAGGGCGGCGTCCTGGCGATGTCCCGCGAGCTGGGCGTGCAGTTCGCCCGCGAGGGCATCCGCGTCAACGCGCTGTGCCCCGGGCCCGTCAACACCCCGCTCCTCCAGGAGCTGTTCGCCTCCGACCCGGAGCGGGCCGCCCGCCGCCTCGTGCACATCCCGCTCGGCCGGTTCGCCGAGGCGAAGGAGATCGCGGCAGCCGTCGCCTTCCTCGCCAGCGACGACTCGTCCTTCGTCAACGCGACGGACTTCCTGGTCGACGGAGGCATCTCGGGCGCGTACGTCACCCCGCTCTAGGCCCGGTCGCGGGCAGGACCGAGGGCAGGCCCGCGGGCAGGGCCACGGCCAGGGCCCCGGGCACCGTGCGGCAGGAGGTCCCGGGACAACCGGGACGGCCCGCCGCACAGCCCCCGGCCCCGTCCGGCCCGCCGTCTAAGGTGTGCCGCATGAGCATGACGACCCCGCCCGGCTGGTACCAGGACCCCAGCGCTCCCACCCAGGAGCGCTGGTGGGACGGCCAAGCCTGGAGCGCGCACACCCGGCCCCCCGGCCAGCCGCAGCAGCCCCCGGCACAGCCGCCGCAGACGCCGCAGTACGGCTACCCCCAGCAGCCCCAGGGGTACGGATTCCCGCCCGCCCAGCCCCAGTTCAACGCCCCGCCGCCCCCCGCCGCGCCCCCGGCCCCCGGTGGCAGCGGCGGCGGGCTCAGCAAGGGCGGGCTCATCGCGGTGATCACCGCCGGAGTCGTCCTGGTCGCCGCGATCGTCACCGGCGTCGTCGTCCTCGGCGGCGAGGACGACGAACCCAAGTCCCCGCCGGTCGCCCGGACCACCCAGCCCGTCCTCCCCGGCGGCGGCGACGTCGCGACCCCGCCGCCCGCCACCACCGCCCCCTCGGGGGACGCAGGCGTCCTCTCCGACAAGCTCAACGGCATCACGCTGCCCCTCCTCAGCGGCTGGGAGATCCCCGAGTTCGGCGGCGACCGCGAAGCCGCGAGCATGCAGATGAAGGAGTCGTACGACTGCCCGTCCGGCGGCGGCTTCTGCTACCACGGCACGGTCAGCTCGCGCACCGCCCCGGCCGACCAGACCACTCCCGAGGCCGTGGCGAAGGCGGACATCCCCAAGGCCACCGAGCTCGCCTACGGCAAGGACTTCCTGGACCGCGAGAAGCACGACGGCGTCAAGTCCCACCAGGTGGTCAAGGCCGAGGCGGTCACCGTCGCGGGCAAGCAGGGCTACCTGGTCCGCTGGAAGGTCGTCACGGGGAAGGGCCCCGGCGGGTACGTCCAGTCGCTGGCCTTCCCCAGCAGCATGGGCCCCTCCTCGATCGTCCTCGTCCGGTTCGCCTTCGACGCGGGCCCCGAAGGACCGCCCGTCGACGGCATGGACACGATCACCCAGGGCATCCGCACCACCAACTGAGCCGGGGCTACAGGAAGGTGTGCCCCTCACCCCGGTACGTCGGCGCGGTGCCCGTCACCCGGTCGCCCTCGACGAGCTGCAAGGTCGCGAACCGCTCGCACAGTTCGCCCGCCTTGGCGTGCCGGAACCACACCTTGTCGCCGATCAGCAGATCGTCCGCAGCAGCCCCCCGCAGCGGCGTCTGCACCTCGCCCGCCCCCTCCTGCGCGTCGTACCGCAAGCCCTCCGGCAGGTACGGCACGGGGGAGCGGTCGGGCCCGGCGACGCCCGACGCGGGATACCCGCCGCCGAGCACCGTCACGACCCCCATGCCCGGACGCCGTACCACCGGCATCGCGAACAGCGCCGCCGGACGCCCGCTGAACGACCGGTAGTTGTCGAACAGCCGGGGCACGTACAGCCCCGACCCGGCGGCCACCTCCGTCACACAGTCCTCCGCGACCGTGCTCTCCACACTCCCGGTCCCGCCGCCGTTCACGAACTCCAGGTCCGGTACGACGCCCCGCACGGCCCGCACCACGGCCGCCCGCCGCACCGCCAGCTCCCGGCGCGCCGCACCCTGCATCATCCGCACCATCCGCGAACGCACCGGCCGGCCCGCGATCCGGTCGCCGACCCCGGCCACATGCCCCTCGTACGCCATGATCCCGACCAGCCGGAACCCCGGCCGCCGGTCGATCGACCGCGCCAGCCCGGCCAGCTGCCCCGGCTCCCTGAGCGGCGACCGCAACGCCCCTATCCGCACCTTCCCGCCGAGCATCCGCAGCGAGGTGTCCAGCTCCAGACAGACCCGGATCTCCTCCGTCCCGCCGTCCCGCGCCCGCTCGATCAGCTCCAGCTGCGCGACGTCGTCCACCATCACGGTCACCGCCGCCGCCAGCTTCGGATCGGCCGCCAGCTCCGCGTACCCCGCCCGGTCGGCCGACGGATACGCCAGCAGTACGTCCTCGAACCCGTACCTGGCCAGCCACAGCGACTCGGCCAGCGTGTACGACATCACGCCCTCGAACCCCTCCCGCGCCAGCACCCGTTCCAGCAGCGCCCGGCACCGCACCGACTTGCTCGCCACCCGCACGGGCTTGCCGCCCGCCCGCCGTACGAGATCGGCCGCGTTGTCGTCGAACGCCTCCAGGTCGACCACGGCGAGCGGACCGTCCAGATGCGCGGTCGCCCGGTCGTAGCGGGCACGGTCGGCGGCCCGGGGGGCCGGACGGGAAGCCTGGGTGTCAGCAGCACGGGGATTCATGGGCGCAGCTTGCCAGAGTCGATTACCGCCCGGTAGGGCCTGTTCGACCGATCCTGCGGGACACGCTCGCCGCCCGCCCTCGCGAACAGGTCCCGCAGGGACGTTCCGGTCAGATCCGCCCCACGCCGCGCATCGGTTCCCGTCCGGGCGCGGCCAACCCGTAGAGTGACGGAAATCCGCTGGAAGCCCCGGGTGCCGGGGCTGCGGCGGGGCACGAGCCGGGAGTACGAGAAGAGACGGACCTGGGGGCCGGATGACCACCGAACCACACCGCCCCCACATCCCGCCCCGGCCCTCCTTCTCCCCGTCACCGCACCCCGCACCCGGCAGCTCCGCCGCCACCCCGACGTCCGTCGAAGGCGACTCCCGCCCACCGGCACCGGTACGGGCACCCGTGCCCGCGTCCGTGTCCGCGTCGGGCGGCGGAGAGCCGGAGCGGGAGTTCCCGCAGGCGGTCGCCCCGGGGGCCTCGCGCGGCCCCGCCCGGCGCGGTGTCGGAGCCGTCGACCTGACGCCCCGTACCGACGGCGCCGAGCCGATCGTCTTCGCGCCGCCGCAGCACTGGGCCCGCGACGACGAGGAGACCCCCGCCGAGCGCACCACCCGGCTGCGGCCCGTCGGGGCCCGGAGTCCCGCCCGTATCGCGGCGGTCGCCGCCTGCGTGGTGCTCGGCGCCGGACTTCTCGGCGGGGCCGTCGCCGGGAGCCTGCTCGCCTCCGACGAACCCGGCGAGGCCACGCCCGAGAGCCGCTTCCAGGACGCCCGCGCCGCCTGGCACAGCCTCCCCGTCGACACCCTCTTCCCCCGCTCGCTCAAGGGCCGGGGCGCGGGACCCGGCGGCGCGGACCGCGAGTGGACCCGGGTGGCGGTCGCCCCCGACGGCACCTGCGCGAACGCCCTCGACCCGCTCCTCGTGAAGGCGCTCGGGCCCGTCGGCTGCTCCCGACTCGTGCGCGCCACCTACACCGACGCCACCACCAGCAGCGTCACCACCGTCGGCATGGTCTTCACCCAGGCCGACCGGGCGGCGACCGACACCCTGCGCACCCGCTTCACCCGCGAAAAGCTCGCGGAGCGCGCCGACTTGATGCCGCGTGCGTTCCCGGTGCCCGGCACCGTCGCCGCCGGATTCGGCGACGCCCAGCGGGCCAGCTGGACGGTCCGCGTACTGAAGGACGTACCGGCGGTGGTGTACGCGGTGTCCGGCTTCGCCGACGGACGCACCGTCACCGACCCCCAGCCCGCCCCCGCCGCGACGGCCGACGGCGCGACGACCGCCCCCGCCGAGTCCGGCCTCGGCCACGAGGCCCAGGGCATCGCCGACCGGGTCGAACGCGGCCTGCGCACGACCGTCAAGAAGCCCACGGAGACTCCTGGATGACCCGGAAGCCCCGGATGCCCCGCCGCCCCGCCACCGCCTGCGCGCTCGGTGCCGCCGCCCTGCTGGTCGCGCTGCCCTCGGCCCCCGCGTACGC
It contains:
- a CDS encoding glutamine synthetase family protein; protein product: MADRTPPLPLEELRALVASGEIDTVVLAFPDMQGRLTGKRFAAPFFLDDVLEHGAEGCNYLLAVDVDLNTVDGYAMSSWESGYGDFGMRPDLSTLRRVPWNDGTAMLMADLTWHDGSPVVAAPRQILRRQMERLAELGLTAHAGTELEFIVFKDTYEQAWDAGYRDLTPVNQYNVDYSILGTGRVEPLLRRIRNEMASAGLVVESAKGECNPGQHEIAFKYDEVLTTCDQHAIYKNGAKEIAAQEGVSLTFMAKYNEREGNSCHIHLSLRDAEGRSVMAADPSDTDSPDGMSPLMRHFLAGQLAALRDFSLLYAPNINSYKRFQPGSFAPTAVAWGHDNRTCSLRVVGHGASMRFENRLPGGDVNPYLAVAGLIAAGLYGVEQKLELPEPCAGNAYAGEYEHVPTTLREAAELWGASPIARAAFGEEVVAHYANMARVELSAFDAAVTDWELRRSFERM
- a CDS encoding aldehyde dehydrogenase, translated to MRILNPATGQTLTTVPASTEADVHTAVARATEAQRAWAATAPAARAHHLHRFAATVDAHIEELARLEVAEAGHTLGNARWEAGNVRDLLTYSAGGAERLNGRQIPTPGGLDVTIHEPLGVIGVIAPWNFPMPIAAWATAPALAAGNAVLLKPAETTPLTALRLAELALESGLPEHLFQVLPGEGAVAGNALVEHPGVAKIVFTGSTRVGKQIMATCADQVKRVTLELGGKSPNIVFADADLEAAVAATPMSFLDNSGQDCCARTRILVERSVHDRFLELLAPLIEGVVVGDPSDEKTQMGPLISQVQVDRVRAYVPDDAPGIRGKAPDGPGFWFPPTVLTGLAPDAPAAVEEIFGPVAVVLPFDDEADAIRLANATEYGLSGSIWTRDVGRALRVSQAVRAGNLSVNSHSSVRYWTPFGGYRQSGLGRELGPDALTAFTETKNIFISTEA
- a CDS encoding 3-oxoacyl-ACP reductase, giving the protein MTTSGTEEIVCRRLVGRTAVITGAGSGIGLATAQRLASEGANVVCGDIDETAGKAAAAAVGGTFVKVDVTDAEQVDALFKTAYDTYGSVDIAFNNAGISPPDDDSILTTGLEAWKRVQDVNLTSVYLCCKAALPYMQRQGRGSIINTASFVAIMGAATSQISYTASKGGVLAMSRELGVQFAREGIRVNALCPGPVNTPLLQELFASDPERAARRLVHIPLGRFAEAKEIAAAVAFLASDDSSFVNATDFLVDGGISGAYVTPL
- a CDS encoding DUF2510 domain-containing protein; translated protein: MSMTTPPGWYQDPSAPTQERWWDGQAWSAHTRPPGQPQQPPAQPPQTPQYGYPQQPQGYGFPPAQPQFNAPPPPAAPPAPGGSGGGLSKGGLIAVITAGVVLVAAIVTGVVVLGGEDDEPKSPPVARTTQPVLPGGGDVATPPPATTAPSGDAGVLSDKLNGITLPLLSGWEIPEFGGDREAASMQMKESYDCPSGGGFCYHGTVSSRTAPADQTTPEAVAKADIPKATELAYGKDFLDREKHDGVKSHQVVKAEAVTVAGKQGYLVRWKVVTGKGPGGYVQSLAFPSSMGPSSIVLVRFAFDAGPEGPPVDGMDTITQGIRTTN
- a CDS encoding amino acid deaminase/aldolase, with product MNPRAADTQASRPAPRAADRARYDRATAHLDGPLAVVDLEAFDDNAADLVRRAGGKPVRVASKSVRCRALLERVLAREGFEGVMSYTLAESLWLARYGFEDVLLAYPSADRAGYAELAADPKLAAAVTVMVDDVAQLELIERARDGGTEEIRVCLELDTSLRMLGGKVRIGALRSPLREPGQLAGLARSIDRRPGFRLVGIMAYEGHVAGVGDRIAGRPVRSRMVRMMQGAARRELAVRRAAVVRAVRGVVPDLEFVNGGGTGSVESTVAEDCVTEVAAGSGLYVPRLFDNYRSFSGRPAALFAMPVVRRPGMGVVTVLGGGYPASGVAGPDRSPVPYLPEGLRYDAQEGAGEVQTPLRGAAADDLLIGDKVWFRHAKAGELCERFATLQLVEGDRVTGTAPTYRGEGHTFL